TAAACAAAACTCTCTTAAGAAATCTGCGTTGTTTATGAGAAGAAAAGCTTTTCCATCAAAAAGCATTTTCACATTTCACAAAGATAACTTTTATGAAAAAATCTCtttgaagtaaaacacaattatgatAAAATTGTAGAAAATTTAGGGCAAACCCGAACACAGTCCACCACAACTTTTGATGATACCAAATTGATAAGGAGTACAAATAATCATcctttattttcacatttaGCATGAAACTCTTTTTTAATATTCTGAAATAATATAAGTGGCGGATCTAAGCATGGGTTCACGAGTTCGGTAGAATTATTATTATCAAGTAGAAATAAACTTACGTGGGACATGAATAGACAGAATTAAATACTCATTTTTAGAACACATTCTCTCAACTCAAAACACGCAAATTTTACATCTAGATTCAGCAATGTGCATGAAATATAATCAGCAATCTATATAATGTTATGGATTAAAGCAAATGCTTAATTATCTAATTCAGAGTTAGTATCAAAAAATCAGCCCATAAAATAATTACATGAATAAAGCTGTTATGAATAATATGCTTATTGACACAATTAAATTGATGCATGCAGCAAAGAAATCCAATAACAAGAATGAAGTACATGAAGCCCAATTTGGCGGGTACCCTGGTGGAGGATACCCTGGCGGTGGTGGCGGTGGTTATCCGGGTGGCGGCCGTGGAGGTGGCGGATACCCTGGCGGTGGCCACGGTGGCGGTGGATACCCCGGTGGTGGCCGTGGTGGGGGCGGATATCCAGGTGGAGGCCGTGGAGGCGGCGGATACCCTGGCGGTGGACGCGGTGGTGGCGGATACCCTGGCGGCAGACGTGGTAGTGGTGGTGGCCGCGGTGGTGGTGGAAGATACTGCCGCTATGGTTGCTGCCAAGGCAATAACTATACTTGCTATAGATGCTGCCCATACAAAAGTGAGGCAATGCATAAAGTTACTAAAGCTAAGCCTCATAACTGATCATCATGTGGAGcagtatattatatatgctaAACTTCTGTAACGGAAAATAtgtaataagtattaattaataCTCTTGCTGCTTTGATTTCTAGAACTAGAACTTGTTGTAAGAATTGTGATATAAAACCATCATGTAAtgtttaatttgttaattatataCCATGGTGTGTCGTGTGATAATATCTTCAGTTTGGCGTTTTTctgattttccttttttatcaaACTCCTCTCCTTCTAtctaatataaaattaattaggtATAAGTGAAAACATAAAGATAAACGATTTAATCAAATATTAAATGGATCAATTTGAAGAATGTCGAGTCCGGATGATTTTGTTAGTTGAAAAgtttatgaaaagaagagaagTCATAAATAATCTAATAATGCATCAGCATTTAATGTACAATTTTCCCACAAGAGCCGTTGTCTACTTTATTGCCAAAAGAATTTTGGAGATCTTAGATGATGTGTCTAAAA
This portion of the Lycium ferocissimum isolate CSIRO_LF1 chromosome 1, AGI_CSIRO_Lferr_CH_V1, whole genome shotgun sequence genome encodes:
- the LOC132050535 gene encoding dormancy-associated protein 2-like, translating into MGSKAFLFLCLYLAIYGMISSEVVARELAETSTNLEEAESKKSNNKNEVHEAQFGGYPGGGYPGGGGGGYPGGGRGGGGYPGGGHGGGGYPGGGRGGGGYPGGGRGGGGYPGGGRGGGGYPGGRRGSGGGRGGGGRYCRYGCCQGNNYTCYRCCPYKSEAMHKVTKAKPHN